The Micropterus dolomieu isolate WLL.071019.BEF.003 ecotype Adirondacks linkage group LG22, ASM2129224v1, whole genome shotgun sequence genome contains a region encoding:
- the slc25a22a gene encoding mitochondrial glutamate carrier 1, whose translation MADKQISLPAKLINGGVAGLIGVTCVFPIDLAKTRLQNQQNGSRLYTSMSDCLIKTIRSEGYFGMYRGAAVNLTLVTPEKAIKLAANDFFRHHLSKDGKLTLLKEMLAGCGAGTCQVIVTTPMEMLKIQLQDAGRIAAQRKLMPETVPAGAVETKSPTAMQLTRELLREKGIAGLYKGLGATLLRDVPFSIIYFPLFANLNNLGKKGADGPSPFYVSFLSGCLAGSTAAVAVNPVDVIKTRLQSLNRGSTEDTYSGVTDCIRKIMRNEGPSAFLKGAYCRALVIAPLFGIAQVIYFLGVGEFILSFLPKKDN comes from the exons ATGGCTGACAAGCAGATCAG TTTGCCTGCCAAATTGATCAATGGGGGTGTCGCTGGCCTGATTGGAGTGACCTGTGTGTTTCCCATTGACCTGGCCAAGACTCGCTTGCAAAATCAGCAAAATGGATCTCGCCTTTACACCAGCAT GTCAGATTGCCTTATTAAGACCATCCGGTCAGAAGGTTATTTTGGGATGTACCGAG GAGCCGCGGTGAACTTAACACTAGTCACGCCAGAGAAAGCCATCAAATTGGCTGCCAACGACTTCTTCCGGCATCACCTCTCCAAGGATGG AAAACTCACTCTGCTCAAAGAGATGCTGGCCGGGTGTGGGGCAGGTACATGCcag gtAATTGTCACAACTCCTATGGAGATGTTGAAAATCCAGCTCCAAGATGCTGGACGAATTG CGGCTCAGAGGAAGCTGATGCCAGAGACGGTGCCAGCAGGTGCTGTGGAGACCAAGTCTCCAACAGCCATGCAGCTCACCAGAGAATTACTGAGGGAAAAGGGCATTGCTGGGCTGTATAAAGGCCTTGGTGCCACATTGCTCAG GGATGTTCCTTTCTCCATCATCTATTTCCCCCTTTTTGCGAACCTGAATAACCTGGGCAAAAAAGGTGCAGATGGGCCTTCTCCTTTCTACGTGTCGTTTTTATCAGGCTGCCTTGCGGGAAGCACAGCGGCTGTGGCAGTCAACCCTGTTGATG tgataAAGACTAGACTGCAGTCCCTGAACCGAGGGAGCACAGAAGACACGTACAGCGGAGTGACTGACTGTATCAG GAAAATCATGCGTAACGAAGGTCCATCAGCCTTCCTGAAGGGAGCCTACTGCCGCGCCTTGGTCATTGCACCTCTTTTTGGCATCGCCCAGGTGATCTACTTCCTGGGAGTGGGTGAATTTATCCTCAGCTTTTTGCCTAAAAAAGACAACTAA
- the pidd1 gene encoding p53-induced death domain-containing protein 1: MERSSEEGAAGPDDEDADLAAGWILKPGRSEAEEVEVTSACNPLKTTSQGGAADRSTDILALRLWRGLVHQDQEQSERETGPVMSDGQTEVVEPEREASSVSPSSLMDTCGPSISTLPSSYSSMHHHANFSSSSSSSPTLSLTPPLPPSVELSAVLTNTKLTLDVYLGGAAVLPLLWGSIPGQLRGLRYLTLGSEDKPGLDGALDVLPHLTELRSLTIRGHRFHDSQGDPLPGLLTTLPTSVSSLSHLVHLDLSFNQLSCLPSCLLSFPVLSSLLLCHNHLSALPPDIGQLSSLTYLSLLGNELVSLPPSLGQLKALQTLDISHNLLQQLPDEIGSLEELVKLELCHNKLKQLPENMGSLLSLRELVIYSNDLRLIPHCLNKLPLLKIDVRDNPLGQPPTPPPLPPTPEQAERKIPELHLGFNQHSFCVSSAGCHVFLPGGAELLFPPGCLVTAKRLEWVEKRPERKWVWLEEHDILLSRPLELRPHGITFLKPVEVCVPYRRKKRREVVVQRFDGQSWSTLPTVLRRGSESHSSHPGGRPARLACCAVRQFSWFMAVSRPIKDSCSVTPTGALLVSSSDPGIKLHFPPDSTTQTRTITLQVLQVSVSEVQSLCGDPQASVSPLLCLSQTPSIDFLQPIKVQVPLPSGVTGHTVDMSCLHLLHGDPSAQTWTDITSQVSLYVTHLYAIFYVTHFSWYWLWYTTQRCVSGVVRKVYQRLKQFKVQFLVLQRKTDPSQVMLQCLPSNKVDGRVQSLSEQYEGPQPSDLCDLLEGEQFFAGFERGLDISTERPDCTEGRLCFVFYSSLKNLKEVYICPAQGQKGPVRGQVSFYRGEIPSNLPEEVARKRKGPDSQWLATLPLRLPALNSENNFIMEELQHPPLNLGDPESGYLTEANLLSISLQIGQDWRVIGINLGLSYQELDRIQYKYRDNLGALVLDMLFLWARGQRHAGPGAVSRLVAAMIESSRRDLADEIEDIVSIGRRKYSESLRRVGLEAESSSLSETQQ, encoded by the exons ATGGAGAGAAGCAGCGAGGAGGGGGCAGCAGGTCCTGATGATGAGGATGCAGACCTGGCAGCCGGTTGGATTTTGAAGCCAGGCAGGTCTGAGGCTGAAGAAGTAGAAGTGACATCTGCATGCAATCCATTAAAGACAACATCCCAAGGTGGAGCTGCAGACCGTTCTACAGACATTTTGGCTCTGAGGCTCTGGAGAGGACTTGTGCACCAGGATCAGGAGCAGTCAGAGAGGGAGACTGGACCAGTAATGTCTGATGGCCAAACAGAAGTTGTTGAGCCAGAGAGGGAGGCTTCCTCCGTGTCTCCCTCCAGCCTCATGGACACCTGTGGTCCTTCCATATCAACCCTCCCCTCCTCTTACTCCTCCATGCATCATCATGCCAATttttcttcctcatcctcctcctcgccCACCCTGTCTCTGACTCCACCCTTGCCTCCCTCTGTGGAGCTCTCAGCTGTGTTGACTAATACAAAGCTGACCCTGGATGTTTACTTGGGAGGAGCAGCTGTACTGCCACTGCTTTGGGGGTCCATCCCAGGGCAGCTGAGGGGCCTCCGGTACCTGACACTGGGCTCTGAGGATAAACCAGGCCTGGATGGCGCACTGGATGTCCTACCCCATCTAACAGAGCTGCGCTCACTGACTATTCGGG GACACCGTTTTCATGACTCGCAAGGTGACCCGCTGCCTGGCCTGCTCACCACTTTGCCCACATCTGTTTCCTCACTTTCTCATCTGGTGCACCTGGATCTCTCCTTCAACCAGCTCTCCTGTCTGCCATCCTGCCTTCTCAGCTTTCCCGTGTTGTCTTCTTTGCTCCTCTGTCACAACCACCTCTCAGCTTTGCCTCCTGACATAGGCCAGCTGTCCTCCCTCACCTACCTCTCCCTCCTTGGGAACGAGCTGGTCTCTCTTCCCCCGAGTCTGGGTCAGCTGAAAGCCCTACAGACGCTGGATATATCACATAACCTCCTTCAGCAACTACCTGATGAAATTGGTTCTCTGGAGGAGCTTGTTAAGCTGGAGTTGTGCCACAACAAGCTGAAGCAGCTGCCAGAGAACATGG gctctctcctctccctcaggGAGCTTGTCATCTACAGCAATGACCTCCGCCTGATCCCACATTGTCTGAACAAACTGCCTCTGCTGAAAATAGATGTGCGTGACAATCCTTTGGGACAACCCCcaacccctcctcctctccctcctacaCCTG AacaggcagaaagaaaaatTCCAGAGCTACACCTCGGATTTAATCAGCACAG TTTCTGTGTTTCGTCTGCTGGGTGTCATGTGTTTCTCCCAGGGGGGGCTGAGCTGCTTTTCCCCCCGGGGTGCCTGGTGACAGCCAAAAGACTGGAGTGGGTTGAGAAAAGGCCAGAGAGAAAGTGGGTGTGGCTGGAGGAGCACGACATCTTACTGAGTCGTCCACTGGAACTTCGTCCTCATGGAATTACCTTTCTAAAG cctgtggaggtgtgtgtgccGTACCGTCGGAAAAAAAGAAGGGAGGTGGTGGTGCAGAGGTTTGACGGGCAGTCGTGGAGCACTCTGCCCACTGTtctgaggagaggaagcgagagCCATAGCAGTCACCCTGGTGGACGTCCTGCCAGG CTGGCCTGCTGCGCAGTGAGACAATTCTCCTGGTTTATGGCAGTGTCCCGGCCAATAAAGGACAGTTGCTCTGTTACACCAACTGGAGCCCTGCTGGTGTCCAGCTCTGACCCGGGAATTAAGCTCCACTTCCCTCCAGACTCAACCACGCAGACCCGAACTATAACTTTACAG gTGCTGCAGGTATCTGTGTCAGAGGTACAGTCACTGTGTGGTGATCCTCAGGCCAGCGTTAGCCCTCTCCTTTGCCTCTCTCAGACTCCCAGCATAGATTTCCTGCAGCCTATCAAAGTTCAGGTCCCTCTGCCTTCAGGAGTAACAG GCCATACAGTTGATATGTCATGTTTGCATCTGCTACATGGAGACCCCAGCGCCCAAACCTGGACTGACATTACATCGCAAGTGTCCCTTTACGTCACCCATTTGTATGCCATTTTCTACGTCACACATTTTTCCTG GTACTGGCTGTGGTACACCACTCAGCGCTGTGTTAGTGGGGTGGTCAGGAAGGTCTATCAGAGGCTGAAACAGTTTAAAGTCCAGTTCCTCGTCCTCCAGCGGAAGACTGACCCCTCACAAGTTATGCTACAGTGTTTACCTTCTAACAAG GTGGACGGCAGAGTACAGTCTTTGTCAGAGCAAtatgaaggacctcagccttcAGACCTGTGTGACCTGTTGGAAGGAGAGCAGTTCTTCGCCGGCTTTGAGAGGGGCTTAGATATCAGCACAG AGAGACCAGACTGTACGGAGGGAagactgtgttttgtgttttactccAGCCTGAAGAATCTGAAGGAAGTATACATCTGTCCAGCTCAGGGTCAGAAGGGGCCTGTGAGGGGACAA GTGTCTTTTTATAGAGGGGAGATTCCCAGCAATCTGCCAGAGGAAGTGGCGAGAAAGAGGAAAGGACCTGACAGCCAGTGGCTTGCAACTCTGCCGTTAAGACTTCCT GCTCTAAACTCAGAAAATAATTTCATCATGGAAGAGCTCCAGCATCCTCCTCTGAACCTTGGTGACCCCGAGAGCGGCTACCTGACAGAAGCCAACCTGCTGTCCATCTCTCTTCAGATAGGACAGGACTGGCGTGTTATTGGCATCAATCTTGGCTTAAGCTACCAGGAGTTGGACCGCATCCAGTACAAGTACAG GGACAACCTGGGAGCCTTGGTGCTGGACATGCTCTTCCTCTGGGCCCGTGGACAGAGGCACGCAGGACCAGGAGCAGTGTCGAGGCTGGTGGCTGCTATGATAGAGAGCAGCAGGAGAGACCTGGCAGATGAAATTGAGGACATTGTCAGTATAGGAAGGAGAAAGTACTCGGAGTCACTGAGGAGAGTGGGCCTGGAAGCAGAGAGCTCCTCCCTCAGTGAAACCCAGCAGTAG